In Holophagales bacterium, one DNA window encodes the following:
- a CDS encoding DUF11 domain-containing protein — MPSTRKRPIALADPVLTIVACLALLVGGLAAAAPLRPVAASPAPEMEVSNPDESLARQEGIARTDDGRIQVLVELVDPPTAVVYAEAMKGALPTDSHAKAAAAVLTRSQAMRIAAAQAQVGAALAASPIDAREIYRVKNALNGIAVAVEADRLAAIRALPGVKGIVPIAAEFPTNSTSVPFIGAPNVWANTIGLPAGVDGTGIRIGIIDTGIDYLHPAFGGPGATAADYTTERTDTATFTTVGTATGGSFPTAKVVGGNDFAGDAYTGANAPAPDANPMDCNGHGSHVSGSAAAYGMTAGGATFTGPYDANPSTYSGLLVGPGVAPKASLYGLRVFGCFGSTGLTTAAIDWSLDPNGDTDLSDHLDVINMSLGSSFGSAVTASALSSDNAALAGVIVVTSAGNAGDTFFIAGAPGSGSRVLATAASLDNGVAAVSMLVNSPAGIAGNYLGGAAAFGTTPSGQTANAVIGQDATSPAACGTSATDGCCALTNAAAIAGNICVVDRGTCSFKTKALNCQNAGAIGTIIVNNAPGSPPPGMADDATIVTPITTPTEMITLADGTLLKNTILSTPPVNVTLQGQNGADTVASFSSRGPRRIFGSPLRLKPDVAAPGFNITSVETGIVCTTATSGGSSCTGVFDPSGIQVGVRNLTISGTSMASPHMAGTMALLRQLHPTWTVEELKALAMNYAIHDTTLFPNGTAPRFGPSRIGGGRVDVPKAAVGDVVAMNAEDAGLVSVTFNPEVVGNVTQVKKVRVVNKGATSQTFNLGFDLTNDAPGVSFSLPGGNSLTIPAGESVEIDVQLSADASLMDQKRDPSLFPTQGIQANYGDQPRSFLTEEEGYLTFSQSSTLKLRLPVYMAEKPSSAMAAPPTIVTGGAPTGSTTIPLSGTGLCTGTLAAGPTCTGTYPTDIESLVSPFELQVVSGTDPANAPDYADIQYAGVSYLPGSPSNINNDLVFFGVSSWSDWSTLNEVAYDICIDTNEDGTYDKAIFNLSPSIFVSGANAVDTFHRGVRDLTTNGNTILGLGSFVNLVSPSVIDTAMHLNNVMVLGATPAQLGMTAGDTTFRYKIVTCPATNAGCARTTTGDHCSPAAASRYDEAAGPYFYNWAAPGINFGGNFLDEDLNGATLPVSWNTANMTTNGSLGALLLHHHNAAGTRAEVVLLDTAQAADLAIAKSVLPVNPTVGQNVTFTVTVTNNGPNTASGIVVSDPLPSGLTYVSDNGGGAYVSGTGLWTVPGSLAVSASATLQIVATVELSGQICNRSQVRAGTPLDTNPANNQATVCVNAPRSSDLEITESVSSPTVLVGGSVTYTLTVTNHGDDPSYSVDVQEGFASFPSLNPGSFTASQGIYNPATGHWDLASLAPGGSATLAATFTAPNTAGALTNASDTSSPTTADPNTVNNSASATTTVLSPATLSATKAVTGSFVPGGAVTYTVVLSNSSSYDQQNNPGDELTDVLPPQLALVSASASSGTALANLGTNTVTWNGVVPANGSVTVTIQATIGAGAALATITNQGSLAFDADGNGVNEAAALTDDPAVGGASDPTSFFVTSPAGISGRTKTVSGSFVPGGAITYTITLTNTSATAQLDNPGDELTDILPASLVLVSASATSGTAVATIGTNTVTWNGSIPGGGSVTVTIDATISSEAAGTSISNQGTVSYDADGNGTNETTASTDDPAAGGTSDPTVIQISGVLEIPTLSPIGIGVMLGLLALAALLALRRRPA; from the coding sequence ATGCCGTCAACCCGCAAGCGTCCGATTGCCCTCGCCGACCCCGTCCTCACGATCGTCGCGTGCCTTGCCCTGCTGGTCGGCGGGCTCGCCGCGGCCGCGCCGCTTCGTCCGGTGGCGGCGTCTCCGGCTCCCGAGATGGAGGTCTCGAACCCCGACGAGAGCCTCGCCCGTCAGGAAGGAATCGCCCGCACCGACGACGGCCGGATCCAGGTCCTCGTCGAGCTCGTCGATCCTCCGACGGCGGTCGTCTACGCCGAGGCGATGAAGGGTGCCCTGCCGACGGACAGCCACGCCAAGGCCGCCGCCGCCGTCCTGACCCGGAGTCAGGCGATGCGAATCGCCGCCGCCCAGGCACAGGTCGGGGCCGCGCTCGCCGCGTCGCCGATCGATGCACGCGAGATCTACCGGGTGAAGAACGCCCTCAACGGCATCGCCGTCGCGGTCGAAGCCGATCGCCTGGCGGCGATCCGGGCACTCCCCGGCGTCAAGGGAATCGTGCCGATCGCCGCCGAGTTCCCGACCAATTCGACCAGCGTGCCGTTCATCGGCGCGCCGAACGTCTGGGCCAATACCATCGGCCTGCCGGCTGGCGTCGATGGCACCGGGATCCGGATCGGCATCATCGACACCGGGATCGACTACCTCCACCCCGCATTCGGCGGCCCCGGCGCGACGGCGGCCGACTACACCACCGAGCGCACCGACACCGCGACCTTCACCACCGTCGGCACGGCCACGGGCGGGAGCTTCCCGACCGCCAAGGTCGTCGGCGGCAACGACTTCGCGGGCGACGCCTACACTGGCGCCAACGCTCCGGCGCCCGACGCCAACCCGATGGACTGCAACGGCCACGGCAGCCACGTCTCCGGCTCGGCGGCCGCCTACGGCATGACCGCCGGGGGAGCGACCTTCACCGGGCCGTACGATGCCAACCCGTCGACCTACAGCGGCCTGCTGGTCGGACCGGGTGTGGCGCCCAAGGCGTCGCTCTACGGGCTGCGGGTCTTCGGCTGCTTCGGCAGCACCGGCCTGACCACCGCGGCCATCGACTGGTCGCTCGACCCGAACGGCGACACCGACCTCTCCGACCACCTCGACGTGATCAACATGTCGCTCGGCTCGAGCTTCGGCTCGGCGGTGACCGCCTCGGCGCTCTCCTCCGACAATGCGGCGCTCGCCGGCGTCATCGTCGTCACCTCGGCCGGCAACGCCGGGGACACCTTCTTCATCGCCGGCGCTCCGGGCTCGGGCTCACGCGTCCTCGCCACGGCGGCCTCTTTGGACAACGGTGTCGCCGCCGTGTCGATGCTGGTCAACTCGCCCGCCGGGATCGCCGGCAACTACCTCGGCGGCGCCGCGGCGTTCGGCACGACACCGAGCGGACAGACCGCCAACGCGGTGATCGGGCAGGACGCTACGTCGCCAGCGGCTTGCGGTACCTCGGCAACGGACGGCTGCTGCGCGCTGACCAACGCCGCCGCCATCGCCGGCAACATCTGCGTCGTCGACCGCGGCACCTGTTCGTTCAAGACCAAGGCGCTCAACTGCCAGAACGCCGGCGCCATCGGCACGATCATCGTCAACAACGCCCCGGGCTCGCCGCCGCCGGGGATGGCCGACGACGCGACGATCGTCACTCCGATCACCACGCCCACCGAGATGATCACGCTGGCCGACGGTACGCTGCTGAAGAACACGATCCTCAGCACGCCGCCGGTCAACGTCACCCTGCAGGGGCAGAACGGCGCCGACACCGTCGCCAGCTTCTCCTCGCGCGGCCCGCGTCGCATCTTCGGCTCGCCGCTTCGCCTGAAGCCAGACGTCGCCGCTCCGGGCTTCAACATCACCTCGGTCGAGACCGGCATCGTCTGCACGACGGCGACCTCGGGCGGCTCGTCCTGCACCGGCGTCTTCGACCCCAGCGGCATCCAGGTCGGCGTCCGCAACCTGACGATCTCCGGCACCTCGATGGCCAGCCCGCACATGGCAGGCACGATGGCGCTGCTCCGCCAGCTCCACCCGACCTGGACCGTCGAGGAGCTCAAGGCGCTGGCGATGAACTACGCGATCCACGACACGACGCTCTTCCCCAACGGCACCGCGCCGCGCTTCGGCCCGTCGCGCATCGGCGGAGGGCGTGTCGACGTGCCGAAGGCGGCCGTCGGCGACGTCGTGGCGATGAACGCCGAGGACGCCGGACTGGTGAGCGTCACGTTCAACCCCGAGGTCGTCGGCAACGTCACGCAGGTCAAGAAGGTGCGGGTGGTGAACAAGGGTGCGACCTCGCAGACCTTCAACCTCGGCTTCGACCTGACGAACGACGCCCCCGGCGTCTCCTTCTCGCTGCCCGGCGGCAACAGCCTCACCATCCCCGCCGGCGAGTCGGTCGAGATCGACGTGCAGCTGTCGGCCGACGCCAGCCTGATGGACCAGAAGCGCGACCCGTCGCTCTTCCCGACCCAGGGCATCCAGGCGAACTACGGCGACCAGCCGCGCTCCTTCCTGACCGAGGAGGAGGGCTATCTCACCTTCAGCCAGAGCAGCACGCTGAAGCTCCGCCTGCCGGTCTACATGGCCGAGAAGCCGTCGTCGGCGATGGCGGCCCCGCCGACGATCGTGACCGGCGGCGCGCCGACCGGCTCGACGACCATCCCGCTCTCCGGCACCGGGCTCTGCACCGGCACGCTCGCCGCCGGCCCGACTTGCACCGGAACCTACCCTACCGACATCGAATCGCTGGTCTCGCCGTTCGAGCTCCAGGTGGTCTCCGGCACCGACCCGGCGAACGCGCCGGACTACGCCGACATCCAGTACGCCGGCGTCTCCTACCTCCCGGGATCGCCGTCGAACATCAACAACGACCTCGTCTTCTTCGGCGTCTCGAGCTGGTCCGACTGGTCGACGCTCAACGAAGTGGCCTACGACATCTGCATCGACACCAACGAGGACGGGACGTACGACAAGGCCATCTTCAACCTGAGCCCCTCGATCTTCGTCTCGGGGGCCAACGCCGTCGACACCTTCCATCGCGGCGTCCGGGACCTGACGACGAACGGCAATACCATTCTCGGCCTCGGCTCGTTCGTCAATCTCGTCTCGCCGTCGGTGATCGACACGGCGATGCACCTCAACAACGTGATGGTCCTCGGCGCCACGCCGGCGCAGCTCGGCATGACCGCCGGCGACACCACCTTCCGCTACAAGATCGTGACCTGTCCGGCGACCAACGCCGGCTGCGCGCGGACGACGACCGGCGATCACTGCAGTCCGGCGGCGGCCTCCCGCTATGACGAAGCGGCCGGCCCGTACTTCTACAACTGGGCGGCGCCGGGCATCAACTTCGGCGGCAACTTCCTCGACGAGGACCTCAACGGCGCGACCCTGCCGGTGAGCTGGAACACCGCCAACATGACCACCAACGGGTCGCTCGGCGCGCTGCTCCTGCACCATCACAACGCCGCCGGCACGCGGGCCGAGGTGGTGCTGCTCGACACCGCCCAGGCGGCCGACCTGGCAATCGCCAAGTCCGTCCTGCCGGTCAACCCGACGGTCGGCCAGAACGTGACCTTCACCGTCACGGTCACCAACAACGGGCCGAACACCGCCTCGGGGATCGTCGTCAGTGATCCGCTGCCGAGCGGTCTCACCTACGTCTCCGACAACGGCGGCGGCGCCTACGTCTCCGGCACCGGGCTCTGGACGGTCCCGGGCAGCCTGGCCGTCTCGGCCAGCGCGACGCTGCAGATCGTCGCCACCGTCGAGCTCTCCGGCCAGATCTGCAACCGGTCGCAGGTCCGCGCCGGCACGCCGCTCGACACCAACCCGGCCAACAACCAGGCGACGGTCTGCGTCAATGCGCCGCGCTCGTCGGACCTCGAGATCACCGAGTCGGTGAGCAGCCCGACCGTGCTCGTCGGCGGCAGCGTGACCTACACGCTCACCGTCACCAACCACGGCGACGACCCGTCCTACAGCGTCGACGTCCAGGAGGGCTTCGCCAGCTTCCCGAGCCTCAACCCCGGATCCTTCACCGCCTCGCAGGGCATCTACAACCCGGCGACCGGCCACTGGGACCTGGCGAGCCTCGCCCCCGGCGGCTCGGCGACGCTCGCGGCCACCTTCACGGCGCCCAACACCGCGGGCGCGCTGACCAACGCCAGCGACACCAGCTCGCCGACCACGGCGGACCCCAATACCGTCAACAACTCGGCGAGCGCCACGACCACGGTGCTCTCGCCGGCGACCCTCAGCGCCACCAAGGCGGTGACCGGCTCGTTCGTTCCGGGCGGCGCCGTGACCTACACGGTGGTGCTCAGCAACAGCTCGAGCTACGACCAGCAGAACAACCCGGGCGACGAGCTCACCGACGTGCTGCCGCCGCAGCTCGCCCTGGTCTCGGCTTCGGCCAGCTCGGGCACGGCCCTGGCGAACCTCGGCACGAACACGGTGACCTGGAACGGCGTCGTGCCGGCCAACGGCTCGGTGACCGTCACCATCCAGGCGACGATCGGTGCCGGCGCGGCGCTGGCGACGATCACCAACCAGGGCAGCCTCGCCTTCGACGCGGACGGCAACGGCGTCAACGAGGCCGCCGCCCTCACCGACGACCCGGCAGTCGGCGGCGCCAGCGACCCGACGAGCTTCTTCGTCACCTCGCCGGCCGGCATCAGCGGGCGCACCAAGACCGTCAGCGGGAGCTTCGTCCCGGGCGGCGCCATCACGTACACCATCACCCTGACCAACACCTCGGCCACGGCCCAGCTCGACAACCCGGGCGACGAGCTCACCGACATCCTGCCGGCGTCGCTCGTGCTCGTCTCCGCGTCGGCCACCTCGGGCACGGCGGTCGCGACGATCGGCACGAACACCGTCACCTGGAACGGCTCGATCCCGGGCGGCGGCTCGGTGACGGTGACCATCGACGCGACGATCTCGTCCGAGGCCGCAGGGACCTCGATCAGCAACCAGGGAACCGTCAGCTACGACGCCGACGGCAACGGCACCAACGAGACGACCGCCTCGACCGACGATCCGGCGGCCGGCGGCACGAGCGACCCGACCGTCATCCAGATCTCGGGCGTGCTCGAGATTCCGACCCTCTCCCCGATCGGAATCGGCGTGATGCTCGGGCTCCTCGCCCTGGCAGCGCTCCTCGCCCTCCGGCGCCGCCCCGCCTGA
- a CDS encoding S8 family serine peptidase, whose amino-acid sequence MHPSAVKRFSRLLGWALVLGSAASAESAPGPSHVVRLDRAAARAASRLALAPRFAADYGGFRYLELSAADVARLEGAGVPFTEDRDAGQVQIGRFRFDPRRDGESAIGAGEVANGTSAGFRLVQLRGPAKDEWLAELGRAGLPLLQYYPFDTYLTWAAPGVAEDAAARPFVRWQGLVHPAYKVSPELDGRTGTIRNVDVTVYDDGKLDAVAAEIEKLGGKVLQRVPAQPDRTFYSIVAELPASALAAMARLPSVLFLGFQGPRPVFDDEMSDQIQAGNHPGGVPVTGYNAHLATLGVDGSGVTWAIVDTGIDYDHPDLASRIVGGYEFPGSCNIAGQPGSDCAAGGHGTHVAGIVGGTAAAGFADPSGFLYGLGVAPSVGLFAMNSLSAAAWPPAGGWQEHSKRAVLGSAVGGNNSWTTSEGSNHGYQASERAHDLMVRDGNFDTTTVAEPFIEVFSAGNSGPGASTLTAPKEAKNLIVVASSANYRVGSIDSIASSSSRGPAADGRIVPTLAAPGEEIASTRNDTGGDCSTAIAGTSNRYAFCSGTSMAAPHASGAAVLAVDRWRDLHAGATPSPALVKALLVASAVDMGAADIPNFNEGWGRIDITRLLAPGVPRVDQDQDPARTFASAGEVYEMTVGVPDLAKPFKVTVAWTDAAGAVGANPALVNDLDLEVVFGSTTYLGNQFAAGWSTPGGTPDARNNLENVFVQSPPSSAATIRVRATAINGDGVPYNADATDQDFALVCTNCAEQADFTLRAVPASQAVCAPTEAAFAVEVGSLLGFVNPVTLSLIGEPIGASDGFSVNPVTPADPAATSTLTLANTEAAVPGTYAMTLVGAADGADPKSFPLSLSIDSAVPPAPSLTAPADGALGVAVRPTLQWEGAAQAASYRLEVSTSVDFTPLLVDESGLTGTSFTPTSDLPSSARLFWRVTATNACGPGVASAVHTFATVTLPGDCSLGSAAAPVYAESFDGAVTGWTHGGTGDTWALSTLRSHSGTTSYLGVDATSVSDQRLVSPPIVLPAAGADLTLQFWNYQSFEDRTGGCYDGAIVEVSTDGGASWTQLVAPALLTDPYDGPVSASYSNPLANLEAWCGDPQGWLSSVIDLSAHAGDTVQFRFRVGTDTSAGRAPDGWNIDDVKVQVCFVRLAVDGFESGDLSAWSAREP is encoded by the coding sequence GTGCACCCGTCTGCGGTCAAGCGCTTCTCTCGCCTCCTGGGATGGGCCCTCGTTCTCGGCAGCGCAGCCTCCGCCGAGTCGGCCCCCGGCCCCTCGCATGTCGTGCGTCTCGACCGCGCGGCAGCGCGCGCGGCGAGCCGCCTCGCGCTCGCGCCCCGTTTTGCCGCCGACTACGGCGGTTTCCGCTATCTCGAGCTTTCGGCGGCCGACGTCGCCCGCCTCGAAGGCGCCGGGGTGCCCTTCACGGAAGACCGCGACGCCGGCCAGGTGCAGATCGGTCGCTTCCGTTTCGACCCGCGGCGCGACGGTGAGTCGGCGATCGGTGCGGGTGAGGTGGCCAACGGCACGTCGGCCGGCTTTCGCCTCGTCCAGTTGCGCGGTCCCGCCAAGGACGAATGGCTGGCCGAGTTGGGCCGCGCCGGACTGCCGTTGCTGCAGTACTACCCGTTCGACACCTACTTGACCTGGGCTGCGCCCGGTGTCGCCGAAGACGCCGCGGCGCGACCGTTCGTCCGTTGGCAGGGGCTCGTCCATCCGGCCTACAAGGTCTCGCCGGAGCTCGACGGCCGCACCGGGACGATCCGCAACGTCGACGTGACGGTCTACGACGACGGCAAGCTCGATGCGGTGGCCGCCGAGATCGAAAAGCTCGGCGGCAAGGTGCTGCAGCGCGTGCCGGCGCAGCCCGATCGCACCTTCTATTCGATCGTGGCCGAGCTCCCGGCGAGCGCGCTCGCCGCGATGGCGCGCCTTCCGTCGGTGCTCTTCCTCGGCTTCCAGGGGCCGCGGCCGGTGTTCGATGACGAGATGTCCGACCAGATCCAGGCGGGCAATCACCCGGGTGGTGTGCCGGTCACCGGCTACAACGCGCACCTGGCGACACTCGGCGTCGATGGCTCGGGAGTGACCTGGGCGATCGTCGACACCGGCATCGACTACGACCACCCCGACCTCGCCTCGCGCATCGTCGGTGGGTACGAGTTCCCCGGGTCCTGCAACATCGCGGGTCAGCCCGGATCGGACTGTGCCGCGGGTGGACATGGGACCCACGTCGCCGGAATCGTCGGCGGAACCGCCGCCGCCGGTTTCGCCGATCCGTCGGGGTTCCTCTACGGTCTGGGGGTCGCCCCGAGCGTGGGTCTCTTCGCGATGAACTCGCTCTCGGCGGCTGCCTGGCCGCCGGCCGGAGGCTGGCAGGAGCACTCGAAGCGGGCGGTGCTCGGCAGCGCCGTGGGCGGCAACAACTCGTGGACCACCAGCGAAGGGAGCAACCACGGCTACCAGGCCTCGGAGCGCGCCCACGACCTGATGGTCCGCGACGGGAACTTCGACACCACCACGGTGGCGGAGCCGTTCATCGAGGTCTTCTCGGCCGGCAACTCGGGCCCCGGAGCGAGCACGCTGACGGCGCCGAAGGAGGCCAAGAACCTGATCGTCGTGGCCTCCAGCGCCAACTACCGCGTCGGCTCGATCGACAGCATCGCCAGCTCCTCGTCACGCGGACCGGCGGCGGACGGCCGCATCGTGCCGACGCTCGCCGCTCCAGGCGAGGAGATCGCCTCGACCCGCAACGACACCGGAGGCGACTGCTCGACGGCGATCGCCGGCACGAGCAACCGCTACGCCTTCTGCTCCGGGACGAGCATGGCCGCGCCCCATGCCTCGGGCGCTGCGGTGCTCGCCGTCGATCGGTGGCGGGACCTGCACGCGGGGGCGACGCCGAGTCCGGCGCTGGTCAAGGCGCTGCTGGTGGCGAGTGCGGTGGACATGGGAGCGGCCGACATCCCGAACTTCAACGAGGGGTGGGGCCGCATCGACATCACCCGCCTGCTCGCACCCGGAGTGCCCCGCGTGGACCAGGACCAGGATCCGGCACGGACCTTCGCGTCGGCCGGCGAGGTCTACGAGATGACGGTCGGTGTCCCCGATCTCGCCAAGCCGTTCAAGGTGACGGTCGCGTGGACCGATGCTGCGGGGGCCGTCGGCGCGAATCCGGCGCTGGTCAACGACCTCGACCTCGAGGTGGTATTCGGGTCGACGACCTACCTCGGCAACCAGTTCGCCGCCGGTTGGTCGACGCCGGGCGGCACGCCGGACGCCCGCAACAACCTCGAGAACGTCTTCGTGCAGTCGCCGCCGTCGAGCGCGGCGACGATCCGTGTGCGAGCGACGGCGATCAACGGCGACGGTGTTCCGTACAATGCCGACGCGACCGACCAGGACTTCGCGCTGGTCTGCACCAACTGCGCCGAGCAGGCGGACTTCACCCTGCGCGCCGTGCCCGCCTCCCAGGCGGTTTGCGCACCGACCGAGGCCGCCTTCGCCGTCGAGGTCGGTTCGCTGCTGGGCTTCGTGAATCCGGTCACCCTGAGCTTGATCGGTGAGCCGATCGGGGCCTCGGATGGCTTTTCGGTCAATCCGGTGACGCCGGCCGATCCGGCCGCGACATCGACGCTCACGCTGGCGAACACCGAGGCGGCGGTGCCCGGGACATACGCGATGACGCTGGTCGGGGCGGCGGACGGCGCCGACCCGAAGAGCTTCCCGCTCTCCCTGTCGATCGACAGCGCAGTACCGCCGGCGCCGTCGCTCACCGCGCCGGCGGATGGAGCGCTCGGCGTCGCGGTGCGTCCGACCCTGCAGTGGGAGGGGGCCGCCCAGGCTGCCTCCTACCGCCTCGAGGTCTCGACCTCGGTGGACTTCACCCCGTTGCTCGTCGACGAGTCCGGCCTCACCGGCACGAGCTTCACTCCGACGAGCGATCTGCCGAGCAGCGCGCGCCTGTTCTGGCGCGTCACGGCGACGAACGCCTGCGGACCCGGCGTCGCCTCGGCGGTCCACACCTTCGCCACCGTCACTCTGCCAGGCGACTGCAGCCTCGGGTCGGCGGCCGCTCCGGTCTATGCCGAGAGCTTCGACGGAGCCGTGACCGGCTGGACGCACGGCGGGACGGGCGACACCTGGGCGCTCTCGACCTTGCGCAGCCACAGCGGGACGACGTCGTACCTCGGAGTCGACGCGACGAGCGTCTCCGATCAGCGGCTGGTCTCGCCGCCGATCGTCCTGCCGGCGGCCGGGGCCGATCTGACCTTGCAGTTCTGGAACTACCAGTCGTTCGAGGATCGCACCGGCGGCTGCTACGACGGAGCGATCGTCGAGGTGTCGACGGACGGAGGCGCCTCCTGGACGCAGCTCGTCGCCCCCGCCCTGCTCACCGACCCCTACGACGGCCCGGTGTCGGCGAGCTACTCCAATCCGCTGGCGAACCTCGAGGCCTGGTGTGGCGATCCCCAAGGCTGGCTGAGCTCCGTCATCGACCTCTCGGCCCATGCCGGCGACACCGTGCAGTTCCGCTTCCGCGTCGGCACCGACACCTCCGCCGGGCGCGCTCCGGACGGCTGGAACATCGACGACGTGAAGGTCCAGGTGTGCTTCGTTCGACTCGCCGTCGACGGGTTCGAGTCAGGGGATCTGTCGGCGTGGAGCGCACGCGAGCCCTGA